Proteins from one Fragaria vesca subsp. vesca linkage group LG6, FraVesHawaii_1.0, whole genome shotgun sequence genomic window:
- the LOC101310050 gene encoding LOW QUALITY PROTEIN: copper-transporting ATPase PAA2, chloroplastic-like (The sequence of the model RefSeq protein was modified relative to this genomic sequence to represent the inferred complete CDS: deleted 1 base in 1 codon), translating to MNTILIRASLSPDPKLLSTNSNVDRFAFNNFKPHLPQRRRFPHRRHRFLLRHLSKPNFTLSSGLPNPIAAAVQEEPRAAAAEASVLLDVSGMMCGGCVSRVKSVLSADDRVHSVAVNMLTETAAVKLKAEVGAEEAAESLAGRLTECGFAAKRRASGMGVAESVRKWKEMVKNKEEMLVKSRNRVILAWTLVALCCGSHASHILHSLGIHIAHGSYMDVLHNSYVKGGLAMAALLGPGRDLLFDGLRAFRKGSPNMNSLVGFGSLAAFTISAVSLLNPDLQWDAAFFDEPVMLLGFVLLGRSLEERARIRASSDMNELLSLINTQSRLVIASSENDSSSDTVLGSDAICLEVPTDDVRVGDSVLVLPGETIPVDGRVLAGRSVVDESMLTGESLPVFKEKELTVSAGTINWDGPLRIEATSTGSNSMISKIVRMVEDAQGHEAPIQRLADSIAGPFVYTIMTLSATTFAFWYYIGTHIFPDVLLNDIAGPDGDPLLLSLKLAVDVLVVSCPCALGLATPTAILVGTSLGARQGLLVRGADVLERLASIDHIALDKTGTLTEGKPAVSSIASFKYKESEILQIAAAVESTASHPIANAILNKAKSLDLSIPVTKRQLTEPGFGTLAEVDGLLVAVGSLEWVHERFQRRTDRSEILNLEHAVCRSSEGITPSSYSKTIVYVGREGEGIIGAIAISDSLRHDAEFTVTRLQQKGIKTVLFSGDREEAVATIAKAVGIEKKFIKSSLTPQGKSGAISSLKAAGHHVAMVGDGINDAPSLALADVGIALQIGGQENAASNAASIILLGNKLSQVVDALELAQATMAKVYQNLSWAVAYNVIAIPIAAGVLLPQYDFAMTPSLSGGMMALSSIFVVTNSLLLQLHKSESARKN from the exons ATGAACACTATTCTCATCAGAGCCTCACTCTCGCCAGACCCGAAGCTCTTGTCCACCAATTCCAATGTCGACCGCTTCGCCTTCAACAACTTCAAGCCCCACCTCCCCCAACGCCGTCGTTTCCCTCATCGCCGTCACCGTTTTCTCCTCCGCCACCTGTCCAAACCTAATTTCACTCTCTCTAGCGGCCTGCCGAATCCGATCGCGGCGGCGGTTCAGGAGGAGCCGCGCGCCGCCGCCGCGGAAGCGTCGGTGCTGCTCGACGTCTCCGGGATGATGTGTGGCGGCTGCGTGTCGCGAGTCAAGTCGGTGCTGTCTGCTGATGACCGAGTCCACTCTGTGGCGGTCAACATGTTGACCGAGACGGCGGCGGTTAAGCTGAAGGCGGAGGTAGGCGCGGAGGAGGCGGCGGAGAGCTTGGCGGGGAGGTTGACGGAGTGCGGATTCGCGGCGAAGAGGAGGGCGTCCGGGATGGGTGTGGCGGAGAGTGTGAGGAAGTGGAAGGAGATGGTGAAGAACAAAGAGGAGATGCTGGTCAAGAGTAGGAACCGTGTCATTTTGGCTTGGACTCTCGTGGCCTTGTGCTGTGGTTCACATGCTTCTCACATTTTGCATTCTCTGGGAATTCACATTGCTCATG GATCGTATATGGACGTGCTCCATAATTCGTATGTGAAGGGTGGTTTGGCAATGGCAGCTTTGTTGGGACCAGGACGAG ACTTGCTTTTTGATGGTTTGAGGGCTTTTAGAAAAGGATCGCCCAATATGAATTCTCTTGTGGGATTTGGTTCCCTGGCTGCTTTTACAATCAGTGCG GTCTCTCTTCTTAACCCTGACCTTCAATGGGATGCAGCCTTCTTTGATGAGCCG GTCATGCTTCTTGGTTTTGTGCTCCTAGGACGTTCTCTTGAAGAAAGGGCAAGGATCAGGGCATCTAGTGATATGAATGAACTCTTG TCACTGATAAACACTCAATCAAGACTTGTAATCGCGTCCTCAGAAAATGATTCCTCCAGCGACACTGTACTCGGCTCCGATGCAATTTGCCTTGAGGTCCCAACTGATGATGTTCGTGTGGGAGATTCTGTGTTAGTATTGCCAGGAGAAACTATACCCGTGGAT GGAAGAGTTCTGGCCGGAAGAAGTGTTGTGGATGAGTCCATGCTCACAGGAGAATCACTTCCTGTATTTAAGGAAAAAGAACTTACTGTCTCAGCCGGAACAATAAATTGG GATGGTCCTCTGAGGATTGAAGCAACTTCAACTGGCTCCAATTCAATGATTTCCAAGATTGTTCGCATG GTTGAGGATGCTCAAGGACATGAAGCACCAATACAAAGGCTTGCTGATTCAATAGCCGGACCTTTTGTATATACTATAATGACTCTCTCAGCTACAACATTTGCTTTTTG GTACTATATTGGAACTCATATT TTCCCAGATGTTTTGCTCAATGATATTGCTGGACCAGATGGAGATCCATTGCTGTTGAGCTTGAAACTAGCTGTGGATGTCCTG GTAGTTTCTTGTCCTTGTGCACTGGGTCTTGCGACACCCACAGCAATCCTAGTAGGCACTTCTCTTG GAGCTAGGCAAGGACTCCTTGTGAGAGGAGCAGATGTATTGGAACGCTTGGCCAGTATAGATCATATTGCTTTAGACAAG ACAGGAACCCTCACGGAAGGAAAACCTGCTGTTTCTAGCATTGCATCTTTCAAGTATAAGGAGTCCGAAATTCTTCAAATTGCTGCTGCTGTAGAGAGTACAGCATCACACCCAATTGCTAATGCTATCTTAAACAAAGCCAAATCATTGGACTTGAGTATCCCAGTCACAAAAAGGCAATTAACAGAACCAGGATTTGGAACATTAGCAGAAGTAGATGGCCTTTTGGTTGCCGTGGGTTCTTTGGAATGGGTTCATGAGCGTTTCCAGAGAAGAACAGACCGATCTGAAATTTTGAACCTAGAGCATGCCGTATGTCGATCATCAGAAGGCATAACACCCTCAAGTTATTCAAAAACAATTGTATATGTTGGACGTGAAGGGGAAGGTATCATTGGTGCTATTGCAATATCCGACAGCCTCCGGCATGATGCTGAGTTTACTGTAACTAG ACTCCAGCAGAAGGGTATCAAAACTGTCCTGTTTTCCGGGGACAGGGAAGAGGCAGTTGCAACTATAGCAAAAGCAGTTGGAATAGAAAAGAAATTTATCAAGTCATCATTGACTCCACAGGGGAAATCTGGAGCTATTTCTAGTCTTAAAGCGGCAGGGCATCATGTTGCAATG GTTGGTGATGGCATAAATGATGCACCTTCTTTGGCTCTTGCGGACGTTGGGATTGCTCTTCAGATTGGGGGACAAGAAAATGCTGCTTCAAATGCTGCATCGATTATACTTCTTGGAAACAAATTATCACAA GTTGTAGATGCACTGGAACTTGCACAGGCAACAATGGCAAAAGTGTATCAAAATTTATCTTGGGCTGTTGCATATAACGTAATTGCCATCCCCATAGCTGCCGGAGTACTGCTTCCGCAATACGATTTTGCCATGACACCATCACTTTCTG GTGGAATGATGGCCTTGAGCTCGATTTTTGTAGTAACCAACTCACTGCTTCTACAGCTTCATAAATCCGAAAGTGCAAGGAAGAATTAG